The following are from one region of the Strix uralensis isolate ZFMK-TIS-50842 chromosome 4, bStrUra1, whole genome shotgun sequence genome:
- the LZTS3 gene encoding leucine zipper putative tumor suppressor 3 isoform X1 produces MATLETLPVLSDPTYPSPENFHGFAPRPSQPISQSTMGSVGSGVANDQEFAMKSVGTRTQSSGRQTEGSRNGYSTREISNRYSGEEKTYKSEKVSNSLYINGDLRKSEKVKMDICGNVTTNNEKNMPPPPQYREPSNPPKILPISGKLDQSNEPLVRPSAFKPVVPKNFHSMQNLCPPQSNGVTENRKSLNHANSNSPSAPKSGLDKSSLNRTTNQVGGLSDSGRNSLTSLPTYGTGYSQHVGPMSASTSHINRIGTTYVDKNIVGYNGISTSDSGRSSSKSTSSFNRLNHLNETMPFHSPSTDDIIQDLEDRLWEKEQEVLQMRRNLDKSEAAIFQVFEEKQKIWEREMEDLRQNYANKLQQVSKKAQRAQQALQLQIFKLQQEKKKLQDDMGQLLQQREELEKKFVAFKKEQAEFLPKIEETKWEVCQKAGEISLLKQQLKDSQADVSQKLNEIVGLRTQLKEGKNFLREKEEQILTLKDSYSSKSVNLEICESELQRKMSEVQVLREKLNHCELEVSGLKRTLASMGPPGPFGGDLGEKLRDPLACESDEAKMQRQSEDSVNTLRKEVERLQTELKLERQQREQQVMDFEEERRTWQEEKEKVIKYQKQLQLNYVEMYQKNQLLEHKVNEMNTKATSPPHTEEKKPWTPSRLERIESTEI; encoded by the exons ATGGCCACGCTAGAGACACTGCCCGTTCTTAGTGACCCAACCTACCCCAGCCCGGAGAACTTCCACGGTTTTGCTCCCCGGCCATCCCAACCCATCTCCCAGAGCACCATGGGGAGTGTGGGCAGCGGAGTTGCCAATGACCAAGAGTTCGCCATGAAGAGCGTGGGGACCCGGACGCAGAGCAGTGGCCGACAGACAGAGGGGTCTCGCAACGGGTACTCCACGCGTGAGATCTCCAACCGCTACTCCGGCGAGGAGAAGACATACAAGTCGGAGAAGGTCTCCAATTCCCTCTACATCAACGGCGACCTGCGCAAGAGCGAGAAGGTGAAGATGGACATCTGTGGGAACGTGACCACCAACAACGAGAAGAACATGCCGCCTCCTCCCCAATACCGAGAGCCCAGTAACCCACCAAAGATATTGCCAATCTCCGGCAAACTAGACCAG agcAATGAGCCCTTAGTTAGACCCTCAGCCTTTAAACCAGTAGTTCCTAAAAACTTCCATTCCATGCAGAACCTCTGCCCGCCGCAGAGCAACGGAGTGACAGAGAATAGAAAGAGCTTGAACCATGCCAACAGCAATAGCCCGTCCGCACCCAAAAGTGGACTCGACAAGAGCAGCCTTAACAGGACTACAAACCAAGTGGGGGGCCTTTCGGATTCAGGCCGTAACTCGTTAACGAGCCTGCCCACTTATGGGACAGGCTACAGCCAGCACGTGGGTCCAATGAGCGCCTCCACAAGCCACATCAACCGCATCGGTACAACCTACGTGGACAAGAACATCGTGGGATACAACGGGATATCTACCTCAGACAGCGGGCGGTCTTCGAGCAAGAGCACCTCTTCATTCAACAGACTGAACCATCTCAACGAAACGATGCCTTTCCACTCGCCTTCAACAGACGACATCATCCAAGACCTGGAAGACCGGCtgtgggagaaggagcaggaggttCTCCAGATGCGAAGGAACTTGGACAAAAGCGAGGCAGCCATCTTCCAAGTGTTCGAGGAGAAGCAGAAGATCTGGGAGAGGGAAATGGAGGACCTGAGGCAAAACTATGCCAACAAATTGCAACAGGTCTCTAAAAAAGCGCAGCGGGCTCAGCAGGCCTTGCAGCTCCAAATCTTCAAGCtccagcaagagaaaaaaaaactccAAGATGATATGGGACAACTCCTCCAGCAACGAGAGGAGCTGGAGAAGAAATTTGTGGCTTTCAAGAAGGAGCAGGCTGAGTTTCTCCCAAAGATTGAAGAGACCAAGTGGGAG GTGTGCCAGAAGGCAGGTGAGATCTCCCTGCtcaagcagcagctgaaggactCCCAAGCTGATGTCTCCCAGAAGCTGAACGAGATCGTGGGACTGCGGACACAGCTCAAGGAAGGTAAGAACTTCCTACGGGAGAAGGAGGAGCAGATCCTCACCCTGAAGGACTCCTACAGCTCCAAGAGCGTCAACCTGGAGATCTGCGAGAGTGAGCTGCAGCGGAAGATGAGTGAGGTCCAGGTGCTGAGGGAAAAACTGAACCACTGTGAGCTCGAGGTCTCTGGCCTGAAGCGGACACTTGCCAGCATGGGACCTCCAGGACCTTTTGGTGGGGACCTTGGTGAGAAGCTGCGGGATCCACTGGCCTGTGAGAGTGACGAAGCCAAGATGCAGCGGCAGAGCGAGGACAGCGTCAACACACTGCGGAAGGAAGTGGAGCGGCTCCAGACGGAGCTGAAGCTGGAGCGGCAGCAGCGGGAGCAGCAGGTGATGGACTTCGAGGAGGAGCGGCGCACATggcaagaagaaaaggagaaagtcaTCAAGTACCAGAAGCAGCTGCAACTGAACTATGTGGAGATGTACCAGAAAAACCAGCTCCTGGAGCACAAGGTGAATGAGATGAACACAAAGGCCACCAGCCCCCCacacactgaagagaaaaaaccaTGGACTCCCTCCAGACTTGAGCGAATAGAGTCCACTGAGATCTGA
- the LZTS3 gene encoding leucine zipper putative tumor suppressor 3 isoform X2, protein MATLETLPVLSDPTYPSPENFHGFAPRPSQPISQSTMGSVGSGVANDQEFAMKSVGTRTQSSGRQTEGSRNGYSTREISNRYSGEEKTYKSEKVSNSLYINGDLRKSEKVKMDICGNVTTNNEKNMPPPPQYREPSNPPKILPISGKLDQNLCPPQSNGVTENRKSLNHANSNSPSAPKSGLDKSSLNRTTNQVGGLSDSGRNSLTSLPTYGTGYSQHVGPMSASTSHINRIGTTYVDKNIVGYNGISTSDSGRSSSKSTSSFNRLNHLNETMPFHSPSTDDIIQDLEDRLWEKEQEVLQMRRNLDKSEAAIFQVFEEKQKIWEREMEDLRQNYANKLQQVSKKAQRAQQALQLQIFKLQQEKKKLQDDMGQLLQQREELEKKFVAFKKEQAEFLPKIEETKWEVCQKAGEISLLKQQLKDSQADVSQKLNEIVGLRTQLKEGKNFLREKEEQILTLKDSYSSKSVNLEICESELQRKMSEVQVLREKLNHCELEVSGLKRTLASMGPPGPFGGDLGEKLRDPLACESDEAKMQRQSEDSVNTLRKEVERLQTELKLERQQREQQVMDFEEERRTWQEEKEKVIKYQKQLQLNYVEMYQKNQLLEHKVNEMNTKATSPPHTEEKKPWTPSRLERIESTEI, encoded by the exons ATGGCCACGCTAGAGACACTGCCCGTTCTTAGTGACCCAACCTACCCCAGCCCGGAGAACTTCCACGGTTTTGCTCCCCGGCCATCCCAACCCATCTCCCAGAGCACCATGGGGAGTGTGGGCAGCGGAGTTGCCAATGACCAAGAGTTCGCCATGAAGAGCGTGGGGACCCGGACGCAGAGCAGTGGCCGACAGACAGAGGGGTCTCGCAACGGGTACTCCACGCGTGAGATCTCCAACCGCTACTCCGGCGAGGAGAAGACATACAAGTCGGAGAAGGTCTCCAATTCCCTCTACATCAACGGCGACCTGCGCAAGAGCGAGAAGGTGAAGATGGACATCTGTGGGAACGTGACCACCAACAACGAGAAGAACATGCCGCCTCCTCCCCAATACCGAGAGCCCAGTAACCCACCAAAGATATTGCCAATCTCCGGCAAACTAGACCAG AACCTCTGCCCGCCGCAGAGCAACGGAGTGACAGAGAATAGAAAGAGCTTGAACCATGCCAACAGCAATAGCCCGTCCGCACCCAAAAGTGGACTCGACAAGAGCAGCCTTAACAGGACTACAAACCAAGTGGGGGGCCTTTCGGATTCAGGCCGTAACTCGTTAACGAGCCTGCCCACTTATGGGACAGGCTACAGCCAGCACGTGGGTCCAATGAGCGCCTCCACAAGCCACATCAACCGCATCGGTACAACCTACGTGGACAAGAACATCGTGGGATACAACGGGATATCTACCTCAGACAGCGGGCGGTCTTCGAGCAAGAGCACCTCTTCATTCAACAGACTGAACCATCTCAACGAAACGATGCCTTTCCACTCGCCTTCAACAGACGACATCATCCAAGACCTGGAAGACCGGCtgtgggagaaggagcaggaggttCTCCAGATGCGAAGGAACTTGGACAAAAGCGAGGCAGCCATCTTCCAAGTGTTCGAGGAGAAGCAGAAGATCTGGGAGAGGGAAATGGAGGACCTGAGGCAAAACTATGCCAACAAATTGCAACAGGTCTCTAAAAAAGCGCAGCGGGCTCAGCAGGCCTTGCAGCTCCAAATCTTCAAGCtccagcaagagaaaaaaaaactccAAGATGATATGGGACAACTCCTCCAGCAACGAGAGGAGCTGGAGAAGAAATTTGTGGCTTTCAAGAAGGAGCAGGCTGAGTTTCTCCCAAAGATTGAAGAGACCAAGTGGGAG GTGTGCCAGAAGGCAGGTGAGATCTCCCTGCtcaagcagcagctgaaggactCCCAAGCTGATGTCTCCCAGAAGCTGAACGAGATCGTGGGACTGCGGACACAGCTCAAGGAAGGTAAGAACTTCCTACGGGAGAAGGAGGAGCAGATCCTCACCCTGAAGGACTCCTACAGCTCCAAGAGCGTCAACCTGGAGATCTGCGAGAGTGAGCTGCAGCGGAAGATGAGTGAGGTCCAGGTGCTGAGGGAAAAACTGAACCACTGTGAGCTCGAGGTCTCTGGCCTGAAGCGGACACTTGCCAGCATGGGACCTCCAGGACCTTTTGGTGGGGACCTTGGTGAGAAGCTGCGGGATCCACTGGCCTGTGAGAGTGACGAAGCCAAGATGCAGCGGCAGAGCGAGGACAGCGTCAACACACTGCGGAAGGAAGTGGAGCGGCTCCAGACGGAGCTGAAGCTGGAGCGGCAGCAGCGGGAGCAGCAGGTGATGGACTTCGAGGAGGAGCGGCGCACATggcaagaagaaaaggagaaagtcaTCAAGTACCAGAAGCAGCTGCAACTGAACTATGTGGAGATGTACCAGAAAAACCAGCTCCTGGAGCACAAGGTGAATGAGATGAACACAAAGGCCACCAGCCCCCCacacactgaagagaaaaaaccaTGGACTCCCTCCAGACTTGAGCGAATAGAGTCCACTGAGATCTGA